The Populus alba chromosome 4, ASM523922v2, whole genome shotgun sequence genome contains a region encoding:
- the LOC118058844 gene encoding probable xyloglucan endotransglucosylase/hydrolase protein 8, producing MAAALLFIAALMAASYTSSEAAQPKASFEDNFSIMWSEDHFKTSADGQIWYLSLDKDTGCGFQTKQRYRFGWFSMKLKLVGGDSAGVVTAYYMCTENGAGPTRDELDFEFLGNRTGEPYLIQTNIYKNGTGNREMRHMLWFDPTEEYHTYSILWNNHQIVFFVDKVPVRVHKNNGEANNFFPNEKPMYLFSSIWNADDWATRGGLEKTDWKKAPFVSSYKDFSVEACQWEDPFPECVSTTTKNWWDQYDAWHLSDEQKMDFAWVQRNLVIYDYCKDTERFPTVPVECSLSPWD from the exons ATGGCAGCAGCTCTTCTCTTCATTGCAGCTTTAATGGCTGCTTCTTATACATCATCTGAAGCAGCTCAACCAAAAGCTTCTTTTGAAGATAACTTTAGTATAATGTGGTCTGAAGATCATTTCAAAACATCTGCAGATGGGCAGATCTGGTATCTCTCACTGGACAAAGATACAG GCTGCGGATTTCAAACCAAGCAGAGATATAGATTTGGATGGTTTAGCATGAAGCTGAAACTGGTTGGAGGCGACTCTGCAGGTGTAGTGACAGCTTATTAT ATGTGTACAGAGAATGGGGCAGGTCCAACAAGAGATGAGTTGGATTTTGAGTTCTTGGGAAATAGAACTGGAGAACCCTACTTgatacaaacaaatatatacaagaatGGGACTGGCAACCGTGAAATGAGGCACATGCTTTGGTTCGACCCTACCGAGGAGTATCACACCTATTCCATTCTCTGGAATAACCATCAGATAGT GTTTTTCGTGGATAAAGTTCCAGTAAGGGTGCACAAGAACAACGGAGAAGCAAACAATTTCTTCCCCAACGAGAAGCCGATGTACCTGTTCTCTAGCATCTGGAACGCCGATGACTGGGCCACCCGGGGAGGACTAGAGAAAACAGACTGGAAAAAGGCTCCATTTGTGTCCTCTTACAAGGACTTCAGTGTTGAAGCTTGCCAATGGGAAGATCCCTTCCCTGAATGCGTATCAACTACGACTAAGAATTGGTGGGATCAATACGATGCGTGGCATCTCTCCGATGAACAGAAAATGGACTTCGCCTGGGTCCAAAGAAATCTTGTGATCTATGACTATTGCAAAGACACTGAAAGATTCCCAACAGTGCCAGTGGAGTGCAGCTTGAGTCCATGGGATTGA
- the LOC118058524 gene encoding major allergen Pru ar 1, with protein MGVITLENEFAIAVAPAKLFKAYCLNTDTLLPKILPEHIKSSEIIEGNGGPGTIRKITFAEGKELSYAKQMIEAIDEENLTYSFSLVEANVWKDAVEKVTYEHKFVSTPEGGSICKRTSTYYINGDAEINKDQIKDVYGKKTAGLFKAVEAYFLANPDA; from the exons atgggTGTCATCACTTTAGAAAATGAGTTTGCCATTGCTGTCGCCCCGGCCAAGCTTTTCAAGGCATACTGTCTTAATACAGATACTCTCCTGCCTAAAATTCTGCCAGAACATATTAAGAGCTCTGAGATAATTGAAGGAAATGGAGGGCCAGGAACCATCAGAAAGATCACTTTTGCTGAAG GCAAAGAACTCAGTTATGCGAAGCAGATGATTGAAGCCATTGACGAAGAGAACTTAACATACAGCTTCAGCCTTGTTGAAGCCAATGTCTGGAAGGATGCAGTTGAGAAGGTGACTTATGAACACAAGTTTGTGTCAACTCCCGAGGGAGGATCCATCTGCAAGAGAACTAGCACATATTACATCAATGGTGATGCTGAGATCAACAAAGATCAAATCAAGGACGTGTATGGCAAAAAAACTGCAGGCTTGTTCAAGGCTGTCGAGGCATATTTCTTGGCAAATCCAGATGCCTAG